The window gatggaggggggtttcaTGTAGGCAAATGCAGACGTgttgataaacagggagaccacggccaggtgagggaggcacgtggaaaaggctttgtgccgtccctgctcagaggggatcctcagcacagccctgaagatctgcacataggacagcacaatgaaaatgaaacaaccaAATGCTAcacagacactaaccacaataATCACAACTTCCCTGAAGTAGGAatgtgagcaggagagcttgaggatctgggggatttcacagaagaactggtccagggcattgccctggcagagtggtatagaaaatgtattggccgtgtgcagcacagcatagagaaacccactgccccaggcagctgctgccatgtggacacaagctctgctgcccaggagggtcccgtagtgcaggggttggcagatggcaacatagcggtcgtaggccatgacagtgaggaTAGAATACtctgctgagatcagaaagaaaaagaaaaagacctgtgcagcacatcctgtgtaggagatggccctggtgtcccagagggaattggccatggctttagggacagtggtggagatggagcccaggtcgaggatggagaggttgaggaggaagaagtacatgggggtgtggaggtggtggtcgcaggctatggcagtgatgatgaggccattggccaggagagcagccaggtagatgcccaggaagagccagaagtgcaagagctgcagctcccgtgtgtctgcgaatgccaggaggaggaactcagtgatggagctgctgttggacatgtGCTTCCTCTGGGCATTAGGACCTGTCCAGGGAGGAAAAGTCATTGAAGAGCTAGGGGAGACTTCTATGAGGAAGAGGCTTAGTGATGAGCGAGGAGAGCCGGTCAGTCCATCAGCCCTGGTCTCAGCCgccctgtgctggcacctctttgAGCTGCAGGTTGATCGCACCCGGACGTTCCCCCCAAAAggagctgggcactgctgagagcagaggaatcCATTTCCCAAGTGCACATCTCCAACCCCCTCAGCCTGTCTCACTCTACCTGAGCAGGATgtcagccctcccctcccagctgggAACACAgagggctctctgcagctgtctgcaggcagccacCCAGCAACGTTTTCATGGCCTTAGCACTGAggggtcttctccatggggctCCTGGGGAACACCGGGATGCCatgggagagctgtgccctgggggagggcagcctgcagcccagcaagacccctcagggaaagaagcaaatgtCCTAAAGACGGGGTGTCCTAAAGAAGGAAGAATGGGGTCATTTgtatcccctgcagcccgggcaTTAGGCAGGGACTTGGACACTTCATTCCCATGGACACATCTGCATGGCAAGACCCACAGGGCTGGTCTCTGAGCTGCGTCtgaaccccacccccccatcccagcaaaCCTGGTGATACGATcaaggggagcagagacaggagggGAAACCCAGAGAAATGCCACAGCGCTGCTGCCGATGGAGGCACTCGGGTATTTGGTAATATccgctcctcaggggtcaggCTGCCGAGAAGGTGACCTTCAGGGCAGAGGCTCCgctgggtgggagagcagagcagggggtttCTCCGGGGAAggtgtctgcactgcaggggatggcagggaggtgccCCAACCCCCcttccacagcatttctgggaacagctgcctctcactccctgcccatgtctctgctgcctggagctgtccctgccaggagctgttcctctgtgctcaggtctcctccctgcctgtgctcacagagcccatgccaccggctgtgtgctcagctctgccctgcagacccctcctggcagcagggcactgcccaggggcacctctgtgtgcaggggctaaggagcagctcagacaagtCCTAATGGGAACTGGGCTCTCAGTGCCTTCTCcagagcacaaaaataaagtcccttctccccctgccaACCCCGTTGACAATGATGAGACATCTCAAAGCACAGACTCCTTCCTTTCAAGTAAATTCTGccattttcctcctgcacaCAAACATCCTCCCAGAAGATCCcacaggctgtgggatgtaccAGCTTGAAGAGGTCCCTCCAGCaatcacagctgcttttccctgcagacaCAGACTTACCACGTAGGGGGCTGTGAAGAGTTCTCTTTGAatcagctctcagcatcctctcaccccaggctgcctttaacctctcttctcctccctcctctccccttggtgcctgcaggcagtgccctcag of the Grus americana isolate bGruAme1 chromosome 27 unlocalized genomic scaffold, bGruAme1.mat SUPER_27_unloc_2, whole genome shotgun sequence genome contains:
- the LOC129200085 gene encoding olfactory receptor 14C36-like; this encodes MSNSSSITEFLLLAFADTRELQLLHFWLFLGIYLAALLANGLIITAIACDHHLHTPMYFFLLNLSILDLGSISTTVPKAMANSLWDTRAISYTGCAAQVFFFFFLISAEYSILTVMAYDRYVAICQPLHYGTLLGSRACVHMAAAAWGSGFLYAVLHTANTFSIPLCQGNALDQFFCEIPQILKLSCSHSYFREVVIIVVSVCVAFGCFIFIVLSYVQIFRAVLRIPSEQGRHKAFSTCLPHLAVVSLFINTSAFAYMKPPSISYPSLDLVVAVLYSVVPPAVNPLIYSMRNQELKEAIKKVISWMFLSHYEPSMSLQK